Proteins from one Aspergillus nidulans FGSC A4 chromosome VIII genomic window:
- a CDS encoding uncharacterized protein (transcript_id=CADANIAT00002390): protein MAFKNGLSERLDELRFPSPRSPPSSEIPFPGYSSLSPGHSNFVSAFPRASGDVRSNLQRRFTTDASKLSSWNYMSNVGASPQMPDALDLLSSFEKKRQHIEYMREQKRRFEEDMKLLDLQHEREQLEMNQLAKDLAKAGISGPVSEPTTPPEYRENGFPGAFSRPTRFSTSSVTSSPGFFNVFASSVTSPPSQLNNDSVQTPTNRFAVHSVPGSRRNSEKEDFESDPKSPFRPGPS, encoded by the exons ATGGCCTTTAAGAACGGACTAAGTGAACGTCTCGATGAGCTCCGATTCCCCTCTCCCCGCTCGCCCCCTTCGTCAGAGATCCCCTTCCCCGGTTACTCGTCGCTTTCGCCGGGCCATTCGAACTTTGTGTCAGCCTTCCCACGGGCTTCGGGCGACGTTCGTTCGAATCTCCAACGTCGGTTTACAACGGACGCGAGCAAGCTCTCCTCTTGGAACTACATGAGCAATGTTGGAGCCTCTCCTCAAATGCCAGATGCGCTAGATCTGCTCTCCTCG tttgagaagaagagacaaCACATCGAGTACATGCGAGAGCAGAAGCGAAGGTTCGAGGAAGATATGaagctccttgatcttcagcACGAACGGGAACAGTTGGAAATGAATCAACTAGCCAAAGACCTTGCGAAAGCAGGCATATCTGGCCCGGTCAGCGAACCAACTACTCCCCCGGAGTATCGTGAGAACGGCTTTCCAGGAGCTTTTTCTCGCCCAACTCGCTTCTCCACGTCTAGTGTTACTTCGTCCCCAGGCTTCTTCAACGTTTTCGCTTCTTCGGTCACAAGTCCTCCCAGTCAGCTGAATAACGATTCAGTTCAGACGCCCACGAACCGCTTCGCCGTCCACTCTGTTCCTGGGTCTCGTAGAAACTCGGAAAAGGAAGATTTTGAGAGCGACCCTAAATCTCCCTTTCGCCCCGGGCCGTCGTAA